GGGTCCGGCTTGGCCAGGCCCTCGGTGCCGGAGACGACGACGTCCTCGAGCAGGGCGAGGACCTCGAACATCCGCGGTGCGTGCGGGTAGAGCTCGTGCGACCAGTTCGTCAGCCCCCACTGCGGTACGCCGCCGGCGTGCAGCGCGCGGACCAGCTCGGGGGTCCCGGGCACCTCACCGACCAGGGAGGCGGGGAAGTGCGCCCGGTAGGCGCGGGCGTGCGCCAGCCAGTGCGGGTGGCTGCGGGCGACCGCGGCCTCGGCCTCGTCCCAGGTCATCCCGGAGTCGGGGCCGTGGTTGTAGGCGCGGAAGTCGAAGTCGTCGGCACCCAGGAACCGGGCGGCCTCGTCCTCGCCGACCCCGGCGGCGATGGCCCGGGAGGCGTCCCAGTCGATCAGCACGTTGCCCAGGTCCCACACGACCCCGGCCCCCACGTGGGGGACCGGGGTCGCGACGGGACCGGGGGAGGTGCTCAGGCCCACCGCTCCGAGGCCGGGGTGAACTGCAGCTGACGCTCACCGGTGTAGATCTGCTTGGGGCGAGCGATCTTCTGCTCCTTGTCCTGCACCAGCTCGATCCACTGCGCGAGCCAGCCGGGCGTGCGCCCGATGGCGAAGAGCACGGTGAACATCTCGGGCGGGAACTGGAAGGCCTCGTAGATGAGGCCGGAGTAGAAGTCCACGTTCGGGTAGAGCTTGCGGCTGATGAAGTACTCGTCCTCGAGCGCGATCTTCTCGAGCTCCTTGGCGATCTCGAGGAGCGGGTTGACCCCGGTGACCTCGAAGACGTCGTCGCAGGCCTTCTTGATGATCGTGGCGCGCGGGTCGTGGTTCTTGTAGACCCGGTGGCCGAAGCCCATCAGCTTCTCGTTGCCGTTCTTGACGCCCTCGATGAAGGCCGGGATGTTCTCCTTCGACCCGATGCGCCGCAGCATCCGCAGCACCGCCTCGTTGGCGCCGCCGTGCAGCGGGCCGTAGAGCGCGCCGATGCCCGCCGCGACGGCGGAGTACGGGTCGACCTGCGAGGAGCCGACCGAGCGCACCGCATTGGTGGAGCAGTTCTGCTCGTGGTCGGCGTGCAGGATGAAGAGGATGTCGAGGGCCTTGACCAGACGCTCGTCGACCTCGAACTTCGACTCGCTCATCTTGAAGAGCATCGAGAGGAAGTTGGCGGTGTAGGAGAGGTCGTTGTCGGGGTAGATGTAGGGCTTGCCCTGCGCGTGCCGGAAGGACCAGGCGCCCAGGGTCGGCATCTTCGCGATCATCCGCACGATCTGCATGTGGCGGTTCTGCGGGTCGGAGATGTTGCGCGCGTCGGGGTAGAACGTCGACAGGGCCCCCACCGACGCCATCAGCATCCCCATCGGGTGCGCGTCGTAGCGGAAGCCCTGCATGAACGTCTTCACGTTCTCGTGCACGAACGTGTGGTAGGTGATCTCGTGCACCCACGTGTCGTACTCGGCCTTGGTCGGGAGCGCGCCGTGGATCAGCAGGTAGGAGACCTCGAGGAAGCTCGACTTCTCGGCGAGCTGCTCGATGGGGTACCCGCGGTACTCCAGGATCCCCTTCTCCCCGTCGATGTAGGTCACGGAGCTGCGGCAGGAGGCGGTGTTGACGAAGCCGGGGTCGTAGACGGCCAGGCCGGGCGTCTCGTCGTCAGCCTTGATCTTCCCGATGTCGGCGGCCTTGATGGAGCCGTCGAGGATCGGGACGTCGTACTCCTGTCCGGTGCGGTTGTCACGGACTGTCAGAGAATCGGTCACGCTTCGCGACTGTAGTCCGCGTTCGCGACGAACGTGAACCCGACGTCCCGCGCCTCGAGCGCCCCGGGGCCCCCGGCCCTCGCATTTGGCCGTACGTCGGGCCCGCCCGTAGTCTGGGCTGTCGCGACCCCTGCCGCGTCCCGACGTCCTCGTCGGGGTGCTGATCCGGACGTGAGCCGAGCCCCATCCAGACCCACCGTGGTCGGGGTTGGTCGGTGCGACCCGGGCCGTGTTCGTCAGAGGCCGTGCTCCACCACCCCGTCGAGCAGCTCGACGGGGACCAACGAACGAAGAGAGTAGATCAGCCGTGCGTACCTACAGCCCGAAGCCTGGGGACATCCAGCGCGAGTGGCACATCATCGACGCCACCGACGTCCGCCTCGGACGCCTCGCCGTCCAGGCCGCCACCCTCATCCGTGGCAAGCACAAGCCGATGTTCGCCCCTCACGCCGACACCGGCGACTTCGTCATCATCATCAACGCCGAGAAGGTGTCGCTCTCCGGCGACAAGGCGACCAAGAAGATGGCCTACCGCCACTCCGGCTTCCCCGGTGGCCTGTCCGCGACGCCGATCGGTGAGGTCCTCGAGAAGGACGCCCGCCGCGCGATCGAGATGGCCGTGTGGGGCATGCTGCCCAAGAACAAGCTGGGCCGTCAGGTGCTGAAAAAGCTCAAGGTGTACTCGGGTCCCTCGCACCCGCACCAGGCCCAGCAGGCCGTCCCGTTCGAGATCAGCCAGATCTCCCAGTAATCGTCGTCGTCGAGAAAGACTGAGTGAGGAACATCGTGGCTGAGACCACCGAGAACGAGAAGACCGAGAACACCGGCGAGGTCGAGGAGACCTTCACCCCCGACGAGCAGGGCGTTGCCTACAGCTCCGAGAGCACCCCGAGTGCCGAGGCTGTCGCCGAGCGTCCCGCGACCATCGCGCCTGGCGCGGCCACCGGCCGTCGCAAGCAGGCCGTGGCGCGCGTGCGCATCGTGCCGGGCACCGGAGTGTGGACCGTCAACGGTCGCGCCCTGGACTCCTACTTCCCGAACAAGCTGCACCAGCAGGTCGTCAACGAGCCCTTCGCTGCGCTGCAGCTCGAGGGTCGCTTCGACGTCATCGCCCGCATCCACGGCGGCGGCATCACCGGCCAGGCCGGCGCGCTGCGCCTGGGCGTGGCCCGGTCGCTGAACGCGATCGACGTCGACGCCAACCGCGCGATCCTGAAGAAGGACGGTCTCCTGACTCGTGACGCCCGCGTCATCGAGCGCAAGAAGGCCGGTCTGAAGAAGGCCCGCAAGGCGCCGCAGTTCAGCAAGCGCTGATCAACGAGGTCGCGTGAGCACTTCTGTGACACGCCTCTTCGGCACGGACGGGGTCCGGGGTCGGGCCAACGGTGTACTCACCGCTGGCCTGGCCCTGGACCTTTCCGTTGCCGCGGCGCGCGTGCTGGCCGACGCCGGCGAGTTCGAGGGCCACCGCCCCCGGGCCGTCGTGGGTCGCGACACCCGCATCTCCGGTGAGTTCCTCGAGGCCGCGGTCGTGGCCGGCCTGGCCTCCGCCGGCGTCGACGTCGAGCTCGTCGGCGTGCTGCCGACCCCCGGGGTCGCGCACCTGACCGACGTCCTGGACGCCGACCTGGGCGTGATGATCTCCGCCTCGCACAACCCGATGCCCGACAACGGCATCAAGTTCTTCGCCCGCGGCGGGCGCAAGCTCGACGACGCCCTCGAGGAGCAGATCGAGCAGCGGATGCACGCCGACGAGGCGCTGCCCACCGGTGCCGCGGTCGGCCGGGTGCGCTCGCACCCCGAGGCCGTGCAGCGCTACGCCGACCACCTCGTCTCCACGCTGGCCACCTCCCCGGGCGCCCCCGGGGCCGGCCCGCTCACGGGGCTGCGGATCGTGCTCGACTGCGCCGAGGGTGCGGCGTACGACGCCGGGCCGCGTGCGCTGCAGGCGGCCGGGGCCACCGTGGTCGCCATCCACGCCGCTCCCGACGGGCTCAACATCAACGACGGCTGCGGGTCCACCCACCTGGAGCCGCTGCGCCGAGCGGTGCTCGAGCACGGCGCCGACGCCGGCTTCGCCCTCGACGGCGACGCCGACCGGATGCTCGCGGTGGACGCCGCCGGTGAGGTCGTCGACGGCGACCAGGTGCTGGCGATCCTGGCGCTGGCCGGTCTCGAGGACGGTTCCCTGGTCGACTCCACCGTCGTGGCGACGGTGATGAGCAACCTCGGGTTCGTGCAGGCCATGGAGGCCGCCGGCATCAAGGTGGCGCTCACCAAGGTCGGTGACCGCTACGTGCTGGAGCAGATGGGCGCCTCGGGCTTCGTGCTCGGCGGCGAGCAGTCCGGCCACGTGATCATGAGCCGCCACGCCACCACCGGCGACGGCCTGCTCGCGACGCTGCACGTGGCGGCCCGGATGGCGGCCACCGGCCGCTCCCTGGCCGACCTCGCCGGTGTCGTGACCCGCCTGCCCCAGGTGCTGGTCAACGTCCCCGACGTCGACAAGTCGCGTACGCACGACGACGTGCTCGTCGCCGCAGTGGAGCGCGAGGAGGCCGCGATGGCCGGTTCCGGCCGCGTCCTGCTGCGCCCCTCCGGCACCGAGTCCCTGGTGCGGGTGATGGTCGAGGCCCCCACCCAGCAGCAGGCCCAGGACGTCGCCGACCGGCTCGCCGACGTCGTGCGCGAGCGGCTCGCGCTGGCCTGAGCGCCCGTCGCGCGTACCCCGGTGGGTATGTAAGCACCCTGACTTGATTAGGTGGGTGCATGATCGACGCACCCCCGCTGGTCCTCGAGGGACTGGGCAAGAGGTTCGGTGCGGTGCAGGCGGTGGAGGACCTCTCCTTCACGGTCGCGCCGGGCCGGGTCACCGGATTCCTGGGCCCCAACGGCTCGGGCAAGACCACCACGCTGCGGATGCTGCTGGGCCTGACCAGGCCCACCACCGGCCGTGCGCTGGTGGGGGACTCGGCGTACGCCGACCTGGCGGTGCCGGGCGCCGTCGTGGGCGCTGCGCTGGAGCCGGGCTTCCACCCCGGGCGCACCGCGCTGGGCCACCTGGAGGCCTACGCGCCGCAGGTCGGCGCCCACCGCGCGCGCTGCCGCGAGGTGCTGGTGATGGTCGGGCTCGACGAGAGTGCCGACCGTCGCGTCGGCGGGTTCTCGCTGGGCATGCGCCAGCGCCTCGGTCTGGCCACCGCCCTGCTCGCCGACCCGCCGGTGCTGGTGCTCGACGAGCCCGCCAACGGGCTGGACCCCGAGGGCATCAAGTGGCTGCGCGGCCTGCTGCGCCACTTCGCCGCCGAGGGCCGCACGGTCCTGGTCTCCAGCCACGTGCTCGGCGAGGTGCAGCACACCGTCGACGACGTGGTCGTCATCGCCCACGGACGCCTGGTGCACGCCTCGACCCTGGAGGGCCTCGCCGAGCTGGCGGAGGCCCGCACCTACGTCGAGTCCGCCGACCCCGAGGGCCTCGCCGCCGCGCTCGCCTCGGCCGGCTGGGACGCGGAACCCTCGGGGCCGCAGGGACGCGGCCTCGTGGTCAGCGGCGTGCCTGCCGCCCAGGTCGGGGCGCTCGCCCACGCCGCCGGGCTCGAGCTGCACCAGCTGACCTCGCAGGGCACCGACCTCGAGGACGTGTTCTTCCACCTCGTCGAGCAGGCCGGGACCCGGCAGGAGGTGGTCGCATGAGCAGCCCAGCCTCCAGCCCCGCCGCCTCCCGGTCGGTCGCCTCCCGGGTGGCCAGCGCGTTCGTGGCCGAGCACCGCAAGCTCGTCAGCACCCGCATGTGGTGGATCCTCGCCCTGGTGATGGCGGTCTACCTGGCCTTCATCGGGGGCGTCCTGGCGCTCAGCATCACCGTCACCCCGCCGGGCGAGAGCGCGCCGCCGCTGGTCGGCATCGACGCCGCGCTGTCGACGTACGGCGTCATCAACGCCATCGGCTACGTGTTCCCGCTGGTCGTCGGCACCCTGGCCGTCACCAGCGAGCACCGGCACGGCACCATCGACCAGACCTACCTCGCCGAGCCGCGCCGCGGGGTGGTGCTGCTGGCCAAGCTCCTCGGCACCGTGCCCGTGGGTCTGTTCCTGGGCGTCGTCGGCACCCTCGGCCTGGTCGCCACCGCGGCCCCGGTGCTGGCCTGGCAGGGCCAGGGCGCCCACCTCGACAGCGGCCGGGTCTGGCAGACGCTGCTCCTCGGCGTCGTCGTCACCGCGCTGTGGGCGGTGCTAGGCGCCGCCTTCGGGGCGGTGCTGACCAACCAGGTCGCCGCGATCGTGGTGGTCCTCGCCTTCACCCAGTTCGTCGAGCCGGTCGCCCGGGTCTCGCTCGCCGCGTTCGAGGGGGTCTCCGGGGTGGCGGCCTACCTGCCGGGCGCCGCCGCCGACGCGGTCGTCGGTGCCAGCATCTTCAGCGGCTTCGGCGGCGGGGACCTGCTGTCCCGCTGGGCCGGCGCCCTGGTGCTGCTGGCATACGTCGCCCTGCTCGGCGCGGTCGGCTGGTGGCGGTCCACCCGCAACGACGTGCGCTGAGTGTGAGCGTCGGCGGCGCGGGGTAGACCCCAGCCATGGGGACCCGCGCCGACCGGCTGCCGTGGCCGCTGGTGGCGCTCGCGGTCCTGACCAGCGCGCTCGTGCTGGTCACCGGTGGCGTCGTCGTCGCCGGCTGGGTCGCCCGGCCCGGCGACGGACCCGCAGGGCCGACCGCCGGGGAGGCGACGGCTGGCACCCCGGTGGTGCGCGACCTGGGGCCGGGTGCGGCCGCCTTCGACTTCAGCGGCGACTGGTCGTTGCGCCCGCCGGGCACCTCGGTCTTCTACACCGACGCGGAGGGGCGGATCAGCGCCGCCCTCGACGGTGCTGCGGTCTACCGCGACGGCTTCTGCGACCGTGCCGGCGCCGCCCACCGCCCCTCCAACCGGGCGGTCGCCGGCTTCGGGCGGGTGTCACGCCTGGGCGCGCGGCGCACGAGCCGGGCGGTGGCGCAGCAGTGGCGCGCGGCCATCGCCTTCGACAGCCGCACCGGCACCGTCCACGAGACGTCGCGGGTGCGCACCCGCGACGTCGAGCTCGCCGACGGCGCCGCGGCGGTGCGCTCCGACTTCACCCTGCGCATCGCGGAGCCGAGCGCCTGCGAGGCGGCCCGGGTGCGCACCAGCGTGGTCAGCCTCGACACCGGCGGCTGGACCGCCAGCCTGGTGCTGGTGCGCGACGTCGCTGTGCCCGACGCGCTGGGCGACGCGGAGGCCGAGCGGCTGCTGGCGAGCCTGCGTCCGGCCTAGAGCTTGCGCAGCCGCACGTAGCGCACCGAGTGGTCGATGTCCTTGCGCAGCACCAGGTTGGCGCGGGAGCGGGTCGGGAGCACGTTCTGCACCAGGTTGGGGCCGTTGATGGTGTCCCAGATCCGCTCCGCCTCGGCGACCGCCTCGTCCTCGCTGAGCGCGCCGTACTTCGCGAAGTACGAGCCCGGGTCGCGGAACGCGGTCTTGCGCAGCCGCAGGAACCGGTCGACGTACCACTGGCGGATCTTGTCGCGCCCGGCGTCGACGTAGACGCTGAAGTCGAAGAAGTCCGAGAGCACCAGGCCGGCGGTGCCGTCCTCGCGGACGCGCGGGGGCTGCAGGACGTTGAGACCCTCGATGATGACGATGTCGGGCCGCTTGATCACGACCTTCTCGTCGGGCACCACGTCGTAGACCAGGTGGGAGTAGGTCGGGGCCAGCACCTCGTCGCAGCCCGACTTGATGTCGACCACGAAGCGCAGCAGCGCACGGCGGTCGTAGGACTCCGGGAAGCCCTTGCGGTCCAGGATGCCGCGCCGCTCGAGCTCGGCGTTGGGGTAGAGGAAGCCGTCGGTGGTCACCAGCGCGACGTTGGGGTGCTCGGGCCAGTGCGCCAGCATCTGCTGCAGCACCCGCGCCGTGGTCGACTTCCCGACCGCCACCGACCCCGCGAGCCCGATCACGAAGGGGGTGCGCGGCGGGGTGCGCCGGTGCAGGAAGTCCTCCTGGTGGCGGTGCAGCTGGCCGGCCGACTCGACGTACAGGCTCAGCAGCCGCGACAGCGGCAGGTAGACCTCGCGCACCTCGTCGAGGTCGAGCTCGTCGCCCAGACCGCTGAGCTCGGCGACCTCGCGCTCGGAGAGGGGATCCTCGATGCCGGAGTCGGCGAGCGCGGCCCAGGCCGACCGGTTGAGCTCGATGTACGGCGAGGACTCGCGGCCGTTGTCGTCGTGGCCGCCCTGGGGGTGGCCCCGACCGTGCGAGGACATGACGAGGATTGTTGCAGCACCGGCGCCGGCGGTGGGGCGGCGGCCCCGCTCCTCGATAGACTCACCCTCCATGTGCGGGATCGTGGGATACGTCGGGCAGCGCCCCTCGGAGCTGGTCGTGGTCGAGGGACTGCGGCGCATGGAGTACCGCGGCTACGACTCCGCCGGCATCGCGGTGGTCGCCGACGGGGTGCTGGCCACCCGCAAGAAGGCCGGCAAGCTGGCCAACCTCGAGCAGGTCGTCGACCAGGACCCGCTGCCGCCGTCGACGATCGGGATCGGGCACACCCGGTGGGCCACCCACGGCGCGCCCAACGACGTCAACGCGCACCCGCACCTGGGCTCCACCGGCAGGGTCGCGATGGTGCACAACGGGATCATCGAGAACTTCGACGACCTGCGCGCCCGTCTCGAGGCCGACGGCCACCAGCTGCACTCCCAGACCGACACCGAGGTCGTCGCGCACCTGCTCGAGCTGCAGGTCGTCTCCGGGGTCGACCTGACCACCGCCATGCAGCGGGTGTGCAGCCGGCTCGAGGGCGCCTTCACCCTCGTCGCGATCGAGGCGGAGGACCCCACCAGGGTCGTCGCCGCGCGCCGCAACAGCCCGCTGGTCGTCGGGCTGGGGGAGGGCGAGAACTTCCTCGGCTCCGACGTCGCGGCGTTCATCGAGCACACCCGCGAGGCGCTGGAGCTCGACCAGGACCAGGTCGTCACGATCACCGCCGACGACGTCAGCGTCACCGGCTTCGACGGCACCCCGACCCAGGGCCGGCAGTACCACGTCGACTGGGACCTCTCCGCGGCCGAGAAGGACGGTCACGACTGGTTCATGCGCAAGGAGATCTTCGAGCAGCCCCGCGCCGTGGCCGACTCCCTGCTGGGGCGGCGTACGCGCGAGGGGGCGCTGCACCTCGACGAGATGCGGCTCTCGGACCAGGAGCTGCGCGACGTCGACAAGATCATCATCATCGCGGCCGGCACCTCGTTCTACGCCGGCATGGTCGCCAAGTACGCCATCGAGCACTGGTGCCGGATCCCGGTCGAGGTCGAGCTGTCCTCGGAGTTCCGCTACCGCGACCCGATCCTCGACTACTCCACCCTCGTCGTCGCCATCAGCCAGTCCGGCGAGACCGCCGACACCCTGCAGGCGATCCGGCACGCGCGCACCCAGCGCTCGAAGGTCCTCGCGATCTGCAACACCAACGGCTCGACCATCCCGCGCGAGTCCGACGCGGTCATCTACACCCACGCCGGCCCCGAGATCGGGGTCGCCTCGACCAAGGGGTTCCTGACCCAGCTGGTCGCCTGCTACCTGCTCGCGCTCTACCTCGCGCAGGTCAAGGGCACCCGCTTCGGCGACGAGATCGCCGAGGTGGTGAGCCAGCTCGAGGAGATGCCGGCGCACATCGAGACCGTGCTCTCGCGCGCCGAGCAGGTCTACGAGCTGGCCCGCGAGCACGTCGACACCCGTGCGGTGCTGTTCCTGGGCCGGCACGCCGGCTACCCGGTCGCGCTCGAGGGCGCGCTGAAGCTCAAGGAGCTCGCCTACATCCACGCCGAGGGGTTCGCCGCCGGGGAGCTCAAGCACGGCCCCATCGCACTCATCGAGCAGGACCTGCCGGTGTGGTGCGTCGTGCCGCCCCGTGGGCGCGACCAGCTGCACGGCAAGATGCTCAGCGGCATCCAGGAGGTCCGCGCCCGCGGCGCCCGCACCATCTGCCTGGCCGAGGACGGCGACGAG
This Nocardioides dokdonensis FR1436 DNA region includes the following protein-coding sequences:
- a CDS encoding HAD family hydrolase yields the protein MGLSTSPGPVATPVPHVGAGVVWDLGNVLIDWDASRAIAAGVGEDEAARFLGADDFDFRAYNHGPDSGMTWDEAEAAVARSHPHWLAHARAYRAHFPASLVGEVPGTPELVRALHAGGVPQWGLTNWSHELYPHAPRMFEVLALLEDVVVSGTEGLAKPDPRVYELLVARTGRALGELVFVDDRPENVDAAVALGMTGLVFTDAEALRVDLAGLGLPL
- a CDS encoding citrate synthase, translating into MTDSLTVRDNRTGQEYDVPILDGSIKAADIGKIKADDETPGLAVYDPGFVNTASCRSSVTYIDGEKGILEYRGYPIEQLAEKSSFLEVSYLLIHGALPTKAEYDTWVHEITYHTFVHENVKTFMQGFRYDAHPMGMLMASVGALSTFYPDARNISDPQNRHMQIVRMIAKMPTLGAWSFRHAQGKPYIYPDNDLSYTANFLSMLFKMSESKFEVDERLVKALDILFILHADHEQNCSTNAVRSVGSSQVDPYSAVAAGIGALYGPLHGGANEAVLRMLRRIGSKENIPAFIEGVKNGNEKLMGFGHRVYKNHDPRATIIKKACDDVFEVTGVNPLLEIAKELEKIALEDEYFISRKLYPNVDFYSGLIYEAFQFPPEMFTVLFAIGRTPGWLAQWIELVQDKEQKIARPKQIYTGERQLQFTPASERWA
- the rplM gene encoding 50S ribosomal protein L13, which codes for MRTYSPKPGDIQREWHIIDATDVRLGRLAVQAATLIRGKHKPMFAPHADTGDFVIIINAEKVSLSGDKATKKMAYRHSGFPGGLSATPIGEVLEKDARRAIEMAVWGMLPKNKLGRQVLKKLKVYSGPSHPHQAQQAVPFEISQISQ
- the rpsI gene encoding 30S ribosomal protein S9 codes for the protein MAETTENEKTENTGEVEETFTPDEQGVAYSSESTPSAEAVAERPATIAPGAATGRRKQAVARVRIVPGTGVWTVNGRALDSYFPNKLHQQVVNEPFAALQLEGRFDVIARIHGGGITGQAGALRLGVARSLNAIDVDANRAILKKDGLLTRDARVIERKKAGLKKARKAPQFSKR
- the glmM gene encoding phosphoglucosamine mutase, producing MTRLFGTDGVRGRANGVLTAGLALDLSVAAARVLADAGEFEGHRPRAVVGRDTRISGEFLEAAVVAGLASAGVDVELVGVLPTPGVAHLTDVLDADLGVMISASHNPMPDNGIKFFARGGRKLDDALEEQIEQRMHADEALPTGAAVGRVRSHPEAVQRYADHLVSTLATSPGAPGAGPLTGLRIVLDCAEGAAYDAGPRALQAAGATVVAIHAAPDGLNINDGCGSTHLEPLRRAVLEHGADAGFALDGDADRMLAVDAAGEVVDGDQVLAILALAGLEDGSLVDSTVVATVMSNLGFVQAMEAAGIKVALTKVGDRYVLEQMGASGFVLGGEQSGHVIMSRHATTGDGLLATLHVAARMAATGRSLADLAGVVTRLPQVLVNVPDVDKSRTHDDVLVAAVEREEAAMAGSGRVLLRPSGTESLVRVMVEAPTQQQAQDVADRLADVVRERLALA
- a CDS encoding ATP-binding cassette domain-containing protein, translated to MIDAPPLVLEGLGKRFGAVQAVEDLSFTVAPGRVTGFLGPNGSGKTTTLRMLLGLTRPTTGRALVGDSAYADLAVPGAVVGAALEPGFHPGRTALGHLEAYAPQVGAHRARCREVLVMVGLDESADRRVGGFSLGMRQRLGLATALLADPPVLVLDEPANGLDPEGIKWLRGLLRHFAAEGRTVLVSSHVLGEVQHTVDDVVVIAHGRLVHASTLEGLAELAEARTYVESADPEGLAAALASAGWDAEPSGPQGRGLVVSGVPAAQVGALAHAAGLELHQLTSQGTDLEDVFFHLVEQAGTRQEVVA
- a CDS encoding ABC transporter permease, translated to MSSPASSPAASRSVASRVASAFVAEHRKLVSTRMWWILALVMAVYLAFIGGVLALSITVTPPGESAPPLVGIDAALSTYGVINAIGYVFPLVVGTLAVTSEHRHGTIDQTYLAEPRRGVVLLAKLLGTVPVGLFLGVVGTLGLVATAAPVLAWQGQGAHLDSGRVWQTLLLGVVVTALWAVLGAAFGAVLTNQVAAIVVVLAFTQFVEPVARVSLAAFEGVSGVAAYLPGAAADAVVGASIFSGFGGGDLLSRWAGALVLLAYVALLGAVGWWRSTRNDVR
- the coaA gene encoding type I pantothenate kinase, which codes for MSSHGRGHPQGGHDDNGRESSPYIELNRSAWAALADSGIEDPLSEREVAELSGLGDELDLDEVREVYLPLSRLLSLYVESAGQLHRHQEDFLHRRTPPRTPFVIGLAGSVAVGKSTTARVLQQMLAHWPEHPNVALVTTDGFLYPNAELERRGILDRKGFPESYDRRALLRFVVDIKSGCDEVLAPTYSHLVYDVVPDEKVVIKRPDIVIIEGLNVLQPPRVREDGTAGLVLSDFFDFSVYVDAGRDKIRQWYVDRFLRLRKTAFRDPGSYFAKYGALSEDEAVAEAERIWDTINGPNLVQNVLPTRSRANLVLRKDIDHSVRYVRLRKL
- the glmS gene encoding glutamine--fructose-6-phosphate transaminase (isomerizing), which codes for MCGIVGYVGQRPSELVVVEGLRRMEYRGYDSAGIAVVADGVLATRKKAGKLANLEQVVDQDPLPPSTIGIGHTRWATHGAPNDVNAHPHLGSTGRVAMVHNGIIENFDDLRARLEADGHQLHSQTDTEVVAHLLELQVVSGVDLTTAMQRVCSRLEGAFTLVAIEAEDPTRVVAARRNSPLVVGLGEGENFLGSDVAAFIEHTREALELDQDQVVTITADDVSVTGFDGTPTQGRQYHVDWDLSAAEKDGHDWFMRKEIFEQPRAVADSLLGRRTREGALHLDEMRLSDQELRDVDKIIIIAAGTSFYAGMVAKYAIEHWCRIPVEVELSSEFRYRDPILDYSTLVVAISQSGETADTLQAIRHARTQRSKVLAICNTNGSTIPRESDAVIYTHAGPEIGVASTKGFLTQLVACYLLALYLAQVKGTRFGDEIAEVVSQLEEMPAHIETVLSRAEQVYELAREHVDTRAVLFLGRHAGYPVALEGALKLKELAYIHAEGFAAGELKHGPIALIEQDLPVWCVVPPRGRDQLHGKMLSGIQEVRARGARTICLAEDGDESIASYADVLVRLPQVPVLLQPLVAVVPLQLFACELATAMGHDVDQPRNLAKSVTVE